A single Actinomadura algeriensis DNA region contains:
- a CDS encoding catalase yields the protein MTDVSSRGSQPGDEREVLTNRQGHPVYDNQNQRTVGARGPATLENYQFLEKISHFDRERVPERVVHARGATAFGYFEAYGKWGDEPIANYTRAKLFQEAGKRTPLAIRFSTVIGGRDSAETARDPRGFAVKFYTEDGNWDLVGNNLAVFFIRDAIKFPDVIHALKPDPVTFRQEPNRIFDFMSQTPETMHMLVNVFSPRGIPSDYRHMQGFGVNTYKWVNQAGETKLVKYHWMPKQGVRSMTEEDAAAVQAKDLGHATKDLRDAIDRGDHPEWELVVQMMDDTDHPELDFDPLDDTKVWPENEFPPQPVGRMVLNENVRNNFAENEQISFGTGVLVDGLDFSDDKMLVGRTFSYSDTQRFRVGPNYLQLPVNQPKGATVRTNQRDGQMAYYVDDGGENPHVNYEPSITGGLREAQYPTEDDEGPEIRGRVTRKRIARTNDYVQAGQRYLLMEDWERDALVDTFAGQLSQCERPVQERMVWHFLMVEDDLGLRVGERLGIGPDAVAHLEPLPGQTLTDEDRRRLGNLGKNGPRDIGGLKMTHCVPNERAVHRFGEG from the coding sequence GTGACCGACGTTTCGAGCAGGGGATCGCAGCCGGGGGACGAGCGCGAAGTGCTGACGAACCGGCAGGGCCACCCGGTCTACGACAACCAGAACCAGCGGACGGTCGGGGCGCGGGGCCCGGCGACGCTGGAGAACTACCAGTTCCTCGAGAAGATCAGCCACTTCGACCGGGAGCGGGTGCCGGAGCGGGTCGTGCACGCGCGGGGCGCGACGGCGTTCGGGTACTTCGAGGCGTACGGGAAGTGGGGCGACGAGCCGATCGCGAACTACACCCGCGCGAAGCTGTTCCAGGAGGCGGGCAAGCGGACGCCGCTGGCGATCCGGTTCTCGACGGTCATCGGCGGACGCGACTCTGCGGAGACCGCGCGCGACCCGCGGGGCTTCGCCGTGAAGTTCTACACCGAGGACGGGAACTGGGACCTCGTCGGCAACAACCTGGCGGTGTTCTTCATCCGGGACGCCATCAAGTTCCCCGACGTCATCCACGCGCTGAAGCCCGACCCGGTGACGTTCCGGCAGGAGCCGAACCGCATCTTCGACTTCATGTCGCAGACGCCCGAGACGATGCACATGCTCGTCAACGTGTTCAGCCCGCGCGGCATCCCGTCCGATTACCGGCACATGCAGGGATTCGGCGTCAACACGTACAAGTGGGTGAACCAGGCCGGGGAGACGAAGCTGGTCAAGTACCACTGGATGCCGAAGCAGGGCGTCCGGAGCATGACCGAGGAGGACGCCGCCGCCGTGCAGGCGAAGGATCTCGGGCACGCGACGAAGGACCTGCGGGACGCGATCGACCGGGGCGACCACCCCGAGTGGGAACTCGTCGTGCAGATGATGGACGACACGGACCACCCGGAGCTCGACTTCGATCCACTGGACGACACGAAGGTGTGGCCCGAGAACGAGTTCCCGCCGCAGCCCGTGGGCCGCATGGTGCTGAACGAGAACGTCAGGAACAACTTCGCGGAGAACGAGCAGATCTCGTTCGGGACGGGCGTTCTGGTCGACGGGCTCGACTTCTCCGACGACAAGATGCTGGTGGGGCGCACGTTCTCCTACAGCGACACCCAGCGTTTCCGGGTGGGCCCGAACTACCTGCAGCTGCCGGTGAACCAGCCGAAGGGCGCGACCGTCCGGACGAACCAGCGGGACGGCCAGATGGCCTACTACGTGGACGACGGCGGCGAGAACCCGCACGTGAACTACGAGCCGTCGATCACCGGGGGCCTGCGGGAGGCGCAGTACCCGACCGAGGACGACGAGGGGCCGGAGATCCGCGGCCGGGTGACGCGCAAGCGCATCGCGCGGACGAACGACTACGTGCAGGCCGGGCAGCGGTACCTGCTCATGGAGGACTGGGAGCGGGACGCGCTGGTCGACACGTTCGCCGGGCAGCTGTCGCAGTGCGAGCGGCCGGTCCAGGAGCGGATGGTCTGGCACTTCCTGATGGTCGAGGACGATCTGGGCCTACGCGTCGGCGAGCGGCTCGGGATCGGCCCGGACGCGGTCGCGCACCTGGAGCCGCTGCCGGGCCAGACGCTCACGGACGAGGACCGGCGGCGCCTCGGCAACCTCGGCAAGAACGGCCCGCGCGACATCGGCGGCCTGAAGATGACCCACTGCGTCCCGAACGAACGCGCGGTCCACCGCTTCGGGGAGGGCTGA
- a CDS encoding diaminopropionate ammonia-lyase → MATMTRTSWYARPRSAPRDTGAPPPVPSAAVAAFHRTLPGYAPTPLVELPSLAAELGVRRVFVKDESSRLGLPAFKMLGASWGAFRALSEHYGLAEATLEGLRARVRGERPGVRLVTATEGNHGRAVAAMARLLGARARIYVPSGVHPAAIAAIEDEGAQVARVAGTYEEAVRCAAEAASAADTLLIQDTSVPGQDQVPQWIVDGYSTLFTEIDDELSARGVEAPGLVAVPVGVGSLAQAAVTHYRSGRRAQSPALLTVEPDAAPCVLASLTAGRLTTIGTSATIMSGLHCAAPSALAWPRLRDFVDAAVSVSDGETARAARDLAALGVHAGPCGAASLAGVRAALASGRRRAALPPGHDRTVVLLATEGADANPHPTS, encoded by the coding sequence ATGGCCACGATGACCCGAACGTCCTGGTACGCCCGACCCCGGTCCGCCCCACGCGACACCGGCGCCCCGCCGCCCGTCCCGTCCGCCGCCGTGGCCGCGTTCCACCGCACGCTCCCCGGCTACGCCCCGACCCCGCTGGTCGAACTGCCGTCGCTCGCCGCCGAACTGGGCGTCCGCCGGGTGTTCGTGAAGGACGAGTCGTCCCGGCTCGGCCTGCCCGCGTTCAAGATGCTCGGCGCGTCGTGGGGTGCCTTCCGGGCGTTGTCCGAACACTACGGTCTTGCAGAGGCGACGCTCGAAGGGCTGCGCGCGCGCGTGCGCGGCGAACGTCCGGGCGTCCGGCTCGTCACGGCGACGGAGGGCAACCACGGACGTGCGGTCGCCGCGATGGCCCGCCTGCTGGGCGCGCGTGCCCGCATCTACGTCCCGTCCGGTGTCCACCCGGCCGCGATCGCCGCGATCGAGGACGAGGGCGCGCAGGTCGCCCGGGTCGCGGGCACGTACGAGGAGGCGGTGCGATGCGCCGCCGAAGCCGCGTCGGCCGCGGACACCCTCCTGATCCAGGACACCTCCGTCCCCGGCCAAGACCAGGTACCCCAGTGGATCGTGGACGGCTACTCCACCCTCTTCACCGAAATCGACGACGAGCTCAGCGCGCGCGGGGTCGAGGCACCCGGCCTTGTGGCCGTCCCCGTGGGCGTGGGGTCGCTGGCCCAGGCCGCCGTGACCCACTACAGGTCCGGACGGCGGGCGCAGTCGCCGGCGCTCCTCACCGTCGAGCCGGACGCGGCGCCGTGCGTCCTCGCGAGCCTCACCGCCGGACGGCTCACCACGATCGGGACGAGCGCGACGATCATGTCCGGGCTGCACTGCGCGGCGCCGTCCGCGCTCGCCTGGCCCCGCCTGCGGGACTTCGTGGACGCGGCCGTGTCCGTCTCCGACGGCGAGACGGCCCGCGCCGCCCGCGACCTCGCGGCGCTCGGCGTCCACGCCGGACCGTGCGGCGCCGCGTCCCTGGCCGGAGTCCGGGCCGCCCTCGCGTCCGGGCGCCGCCGCGCCGCGCTTCCGCCCGGCCATGACCGCACGGTCGTCCTGCTCGCCACCGAGGGCGCGGACGCGAACCCGCACCCGACGTCCTGA
- a CDS encoding LysR family transcriptional regulator, translating into MLDLHRLRLLRELKHRGTLAAVAEALSYSPSSISQQLSVLEREAGVPLLEPVGRRVRLTPQAEILVAHTEAVLERLERAEADLAASLRGLTGTLRVAAFQTAALALVPDALSLLGEAHPGLRVEVTQCEPESALPALLARDFDVAVTEEYPDEPIPRPDGIEYAELGEDEMRLALPDGAASEATLATASGLPWVMEPAGTASRRWATRLCRNAGFEPDVRYESTDLLLHLRLVERGHAAALLPDLVWTGGAPAVRLVRLPRGRHVRRLFTATRRGSGAHPAVRAWCEALARPLRERPQDTLKEFADGG; encoded by the coding sequence ATGCTCGATCTGCACCGGCTGCGGCTGCTGCGCGAACTGAAGCATCGCGGGACGCTCGCCGCCGTCGCCGAGGCCCTGTCGTACAGCCCGTCGTCGATCTCCCAGCAGCTGTCGGTGCTGGAACGCGAGGCGGGCGTGCCGCTGCTGGAACCGGTCGGCCGCCGGGTGCGGCTGACCCCGCAGGCCGAGATCCTCGTCGCGCACACCGAGGCGGTGCTGGAGCGGCTCGAACGCGCGGAGGCCGACCTCGCCGCGTCCCTGCGGGGCCTGACGGGAACGCTGCGCGTCGCCGCGTTCCAGACGGCCGCGCTCGCGCTCGTCCCGGACGCCCTCAGCCTGCTCGGCGAGGCCCATCCGGGGCTGCGCGTCGAGGTCACGCAGTGCGAACCGGAGAGCGCCCTGCCCGCGCTCCTCGCGCGCGACTTCGACGTGGCCGTCACCGAGGAGTACCCGGACGAGCCGATCCCGCGCCCGGACGGCATCGAGTACGCGGAGCTCGGGGAGGACGAGATGCGCCTCGCGCTCCCGGACGGGGCGGCGTCCGAGGCGACCCTGGCGACTGCGTCCGGCCTGCCCTGGGTGATGGAGCCCGCGGGGACGGCGTCACGGCGCTGGGCGACGCGGTTGTGCAGGAACGCCGGGTTCGAGCCGGACGTCCGGTACGAGTCGACCGACCTGCTGCTGCACCTCCGGCTCGTCGAGCGCGGGCACGCCGCCGCCCTGCTCCCCGACCTGGTGTGGACGGGCGGCGCCCCGGCGGTCCGGCTCGTCCGGTTGCCGCGGGGACGGCACGTCCGGCGCCTGTTCACCGCGACGCGCCGGGGAAGCGGCGCGCACCCGGCGGTCCGCGCGTGGTGCGAGGCGCTGGCCCGTCCCCTGCGAGAACGACCCCAAGACACCCTCAAGGAATTTGCAGACGGCGGCTAA
- a CDS encoding MerR family transcriptional regulator, with amino-acid sequence MSDEAVTEPNGREYRIGELAQAAGVPVRTLRYYQERRLLPPPRREGRIGLYSDEHLARLRMIANLLERGHTLEGIRELLAAWEQGRDIGTVLGVEKAVTTPWSTEVPVTMTMDELAGLFPGEVGAGSVARALELGLIEIDGDRVTHWSRRQLEATVTLVRAGVPLEAVLSAGRELQKSMDGLAAMFVDLIATHVVGRLEEQDLEDLTDTLARLRPGAQVTVEAGFAAAMDRQVRAAIDRLLGPLTP; translated from the coding sequence GTGAGCGATGAGGCCGTGACGGAGCCGAACGGACGGGAGTACCGGATCGGGGAGCTCGCGCAGGCCGCGGGCGTCCCGGTGCGGACCCTGCGCTACTACCAGGAGCGCAGGCTGCTCCCGCCCCCGCGCCGCGAGGGCCGCATCGGGCTGTACTCCGACGAGCATCTCGCGCGGCTGCGCATGATCGCGAATCTGCTGGAGCGCGGGCACACCCTCGAGGGCATCCGGGAGCTGCTGGCCGCGTGGGAGCAGGGCCGCGACATCGGCACCGTGCTGGGCGTGGAGAAGGCGGTCACGACGCCGTGGTCCACCGAGGTGCCGGTGACCATGACCATGGACGAACTGGCCGGGCTGTTCCCCGGCGAGGTCGGCGCCGGGTCGGTGGCGCGGGCCCTGGAGCTCGGCCTCATCGAGATCGACGGCGACCGGGTGACGCACTGGAGCCGCCGCCAGCTCGAGGCCACGGTGACGCTCGTCCGGGCCGGGGTGCCGCTGGAGGCGGTCCTGTCGGCCGGGCGCGAGCTGCAGAAGAGCATGGACGGCCTCGCGGCGATGTTCGTCGACCTCATCGCGACGCACGTCGTGGGCCGCCTGGAGGAACAGGACCTCGAAGACCTCACCGACACGCTGGCGCGGCTGCGGCCGGGCGCGCAGGTGACCGTGGAGGCCGGATTCGCGGCCGCGATGGACCGGCAGGTACGGGCGGCGATCGACCGGTTGCTCGGGCCGCTCACCCCCTGA
- a CDS encoding S9 family peptidase has translation MVDEDRWKARFRAARISLPRWARDAPDRSVYRSNVTGTWEIYTWDRASGARRQVTDRPNGTWAGGIDPSGAWVWWFADTDGDEFGVWKRVRFDAEEGAESTAGVPGLEPSYPSGLSLGASGLAVVGRTTEAGNTIHLCRPDAEPEVLYHHAEDAHVAALSRDETLIAIGHSEHGDSRHMALRVVRPDGSAVADLWDGPGKGVYGAGFAPVAGDARLLVNHERRGRDEMLIWDPVAGTEHEIVLDLPGEVGADWYPDGSALLVSHSHEARDELYRYDLGTGELTKIETPRGVIGGADVRPDGTIEFSWSSAAEPPVIRSTSGAVVLTPPGPAAPPSVPVEDAWVDGPGGRIHALVSRPDDGSAAPYPTVFDIHGGPTAQDDDSFVASAAAWIDHGFAVVRVNYRGSTGYGAEWRDAIEGRVGLTELEDIKAVRDWAVTSGLADPGRLVLTGGSWGGFLTLLGIGTQPDDWSVGVAGVPVADYVAAYEDEMEGLQAFDRSLFGGSPADVPDRYRESSPITYVERVKAPVMILAGENDPRCPIRQIDNYLGRLAELGLPHEVYRYDAGHGSLVVEERITQMAAEIGFARKHLGMS, from the coding sequence ATGGTCGACGAAGATCGCTGGAAGGCGCGGTTCCGCGCCGCTCGCATCAGCCTGCCCCGATGGGCGCGTGACGCGCCCGACCGCAGCGTGTACCGGTCGAACGTGACCGGCACCTGGGAGATCTACACGTGGGACCGGGCGTCCGGCGCGCGGCGGCAGGTGACCGACCGGCCGAACGGCACGTGGGCGGGCGGCATCGACCCGTCCGGCGCGTGGGTGTGGTGGTTCGCCGACACCGACGGCGACGAGTTCGGCGTGTGGAAGCGGGTCCGGTTCGACGCGGAGGAGGGCGCGGAGAGCACCGCCGGCGTCCCGGGGCTGGAGCCGTCGTACCCGTCCGGGCTGTCGCTGGGCGCGAGCGGGCTCGCGGTCGTCGGGCGCACGACGGAGGCGGGCAACACGATCCACCTGTGCCGTCCGGACGCGGAGCCGGAGGTGCTGTACCACCACGCGGAGGACGCGCACGTCGCGGCGCTGTCGCGGGACGAGACGCTGATCGCGATCGGGCACAGCGAGCACGGCGACAGCCGGCACATGGCGCTGCGCGTCGTCCGTCCGGACGGGTCGGCGGTCGCGGACCTGTGGGACGGGCCGGGCAAGGGCGTCTACGGCGCCGGGTTCGCGCCGGTCGCGGGGGACGCGCGGCTGCTGGTGAACCACGAGCGGCGCGGCCGCGACGAGATGCTGATCTGGGACCCGGTCGCGGGCACCGAGCACGAGATCGTCCTCGACCTGCCGGGCGAGGTCGGCGCGGACTGGTACCCGGACGGGTCGGCGCTGCTGGTGTCGCACTCGCACGAGGCGCGCGACGAGCTGTACCGCTACGACCTCGGCACCGGCGAGCTGACGAAGATCGAGACCCCGCGCGGCGTGATCGGCGGCGCGGACGTCCGGCCGGACGGGACGATCGAGTTCTCGTGGTCGTCGGCCGCGGAGCCGCCGGTGATCCGGTCGACGTCCGGCGCGGTCGTGCTGACGCCGCCGGGACCGGCCGCGCCGCCGTCGGTGCCGGTCGAGGACGCGTGGGTGGACGGTCCGGGCGGCCGGATCCACGCGCTGGTCAGCAGGCCGGACGACGGTTCGGCGGCCCCGTACCCGACGGTGTTCGACATTCACGGCGGGCCGACCGCGCAGGACGACGACTCGTTCGTCGCGTCCGCCGCGGCGTGGATCGACCACGGGTTCGCGGTCGTCCGGGTCAATTACCGGGGTTCGACCGGTTACGGGGCGGAATGGCGGGACGCGATCGAGGGACGGGTCGGGCTGACCGAACTCGAGGACATCAAGGCCGTCCGCGACTGGGCGGTGACGTCGGGCCTCGCCGACCCGGGCCGGCTCGTCCTGACCGGCGGGTCGTGGGGCGGGTTCCTGACACTGCTCGGCATCGGCACGCAGCCGGACGACTGGAGCGTCGGCGTCGCGGGCGTGCCGGTCGCCGACTACGTGGCGGCGTACGAGGACGAGATGGAGGGGCTGCAGGCGTTCGACCGGTCCCTGTTCGGCGGATCGCCCGCCGACGTCCCGGATCGGTACCGCGAGTCGTCCCCGATCACGTACGTGGAGCGGGTGAAGGCACCGGTGATGATCCTGGCCGGAGAGAACGACCCGCGCTGCCCGATCCGGCAGATCGACAACTACCTCGGGCGGCTGGCGGAACTGGGGCTGCCGCACGAGGTGTACCGGTACGACGCCGGGCACGGCTCGCTCGTCGTGGAGGAGCGGATCACCCAGATGGCGGCCGAAATCGGCTTCGCCCGGAAACATCTCGGTATGTCGTGA
- a CDS encoding TetR/AcrR family transcriptional regulator: protein MTETKAVKSEQTRALIVQTALRLFREHGYEATTMRAIAKEAGVSVGNAYYYFGSKEELIQAYYDELQDEHVAACRAVLAAETDFAPRLLGVLKARVDTMVPYHQFAGKFFKFAAEPTSPLNPFSAESGPARDSAVEIYREVVDGSDLKIDKEFRKELPELLWLYSMGIVLYWVHDNSPGCRKTYLLVERTVPLVNRMVAMSRIPGFKSVTRELVDIIRDVRA, encoded by the coding sequence GTGACCGAGACGAAGGCGGTGAAGTCCGAGCAGACCCGCGCCCTGATCGTCCAGACGGCGCTGCGGCTTTTCCGGGAGCACGGGTACGAGGCGACGACGATGCGCGCCATCGCCAAGGAGGCGGGCGTCTCGGTCGGGAACGCCTACTACTACTTCGGCTCCAAGGAGGAGCTGATCCAGGCGTACTACGACGAACTGCAGGACGAGCACGTCGCCGCGTGCCGGGCCGTTCTGGCGGCGGAGACGGATTTCGCGCCGCGGCTGCTGGGCGTGTTGAAGGCCCGGGTCGACACGATGGTCCCGTATCACCAGTTCGCCGGGAAGTTCTTCAAGTTCGCGGCCGAGCCGACGAGCCCGCTCAACCCGTTCAGCGCGGAGTCGGGTCCGGCGCGCGACTCGGCGGTGGAGATCTATCGCGAGGTCGTGGACGGCTCCGATCTCAAGATCGACAAGGAGTTCCGCAAGGAACTGCCCGAACTGCTGTGGCTGTACTCGATGGGCATCGTCCTCTACTGGGTGCACGACAACTCGCCGGGCTGCCGCAAAACTTATTTACTGGTCGAGCGGACCGTGCCGCTGGTGAACCGGATGGTCGCGATGTCCCGAATCCCCGGGTTCAAGTCGGTCACCCGGGAACTCGTGGACATCATCCGCGACGTTCGGGCCTGA
- a CDS encoding SRPBCC domain-containing protein: MSAREALAGPEDAHDVRHDTFTISRRLEAAPAAVFAAFADSDVRRRWFRLPGSGAVYRHEFRVGGGETAHSTFSVLGSAPERLEYRSRYVDIVPERRIVFVYESTVDDLLRWTSLATVLLADDSGSTLLTWTEQVAFLVRTGDGSADLPHLRGATSLRLNGLAAALARAA, from the coding sequence ATGAGCGCACGGGAAGCCTTGGCCGGGCCAGAGGACGCGCACGACGTCCGGCACGACACCTTCACGATCTCCCGGCGTCTGGAGGCGGCCCCCGCCGCCGTCTTCGCCGCCTTCGCCGACTCCGATGTCCGGCGGCGGTGGTTCCGGCTTCCCGGATCGGGCGCCGTCTACCGGCACGAGTTCCGGGTCGGCGGCGGTGAGACGGCGCACAGCACCTTCTCCGTGCTCGGGTCGGCCCCGGAACGGCTGGAGTACCGGTCCCGTTACGTGGACATCGTGCCGGAACGCAGGATCGTCTTCGTCTACGAGTCCACTGTCGACGACCTGCTGCGTTGGACCTCGCTGGCCACGGTTCTGCTGGCCGACGACTCCGGATCGACCCTTCTGACGTGGACCGAGCAGGTCGCCTTCCTGGTCCGTACCGGCGACGGCAGCGCCGACCTGCCCCATCTGCGCGGTGCCACGTCCCTCCGCCTGAACGGCCTGGCGGCGGCGCTCGCCCGCGCCGCCTGA
- a CDS encoding winged helix-turn-helix transcriptional regulator, whose protein sequence is MDAALRADLVARGMAPDCAETIELVRDVLARVGDKWTVLVVTTLASGPIRFTALHERIPGISQRMLSHTLHALRRDGLITRTAYAEVPPRVEYALTPLGRSLAAAVDHLVRWTQTHQADIARNRQDYDDDK, encoded by the coding sequence ATGGACGCCGCGCTCCGCGCCGACCTGGTCGCTCGGGGGATGGCACCCGACTGCGCGGAGACGATCGAACTCGTCCGCGATGTCCTCGCACGGGTCGGCGACAAGTGGACCGTCCTCGTCGTCACGACGCTCGCGTCCGGCCCGATACGCTTCACCGCCCTGCACGAGCGGATCCCCGGCATCTCTCAGCGCATGCTCAGCCACACCCTGCACGCCCTGCGACGCGACGGCCTGATCACCCGGACCGCCTACGCCGAGGTCCCCCCACGCGTCGAGTACGCCCTCACCCCGCTGGGCCGCTCCCTGGCCGCGGCCGTCGACCACCTCGTCCGGTGGACGCAGACCCACCAGGCCGATATCGCCCGCAACCGGCAGGACTACGACGACGACAAGTGA
- a CDS encoding nuclear transport factor 2 family protein, translated as MTTQNKSIVQRALAELIGTGDVDALGRFLSDDFVHHRPDSTSKTKTEWLAAVGAALVPLAGMQVEIDHVLADGDHVVMHSRRRLPDGGPEIVVVDVWRVDGGLIAEGWEIIEPVAQAAANLTWWEPAGR; from the coding sequence ATGACCACGCAGAACAAGAGCATCGTCCAACGGGCACTGGCGGAACTGATCGGGACGGGCGACGTCGACGCGCTCGGACGGTTCCTCAGCGACGACTTCGTCCACCACCGGCCCGACTCGACGTCGAAGACCAAGACGGAATGGCTCGCCGCCGTGGGGGCGGCGCTGGTGCCGCTCGCGGGCATGCAGGTCGAGATCGATCACGTGCTGGCCGACGGCGATCACGTCGTGATGCACTCGCGGCGCCGGCTTCCGGACGGCGGGCCGGAGATCGTGGTCGTCGACGTGTGGCGGGTCGACGGCGGGCTGATCGCGGAGGGATGGGAGATCATCGAGCCGGTGGCGCAGGCGGCCGCGAACCTGACCTGGTGGGAACCCGCGGGGCGCTGA
- a CDS encoding helix-turn-helix domain-containing protein: MHTVGELLREWRHRRRISQLDLAIAADVSARHVSLVETGRSNPSADMVLRLADHLDVPLRDRNRLLLAAGFAPRYTERPLDGDALSAARDAVGRVLRAHEPYPALVFDRRWNILMTNRAVDPFFALVDPDLLRPPVNLVRLGLDPRGLARLVVNTADVRAVFRSRIARQLAAAPDPELTALYDEFLAPAADEPSPSIESDVVISMIVCFDGRELRLFSTITTFGTPMDITLDEISIESYYPADAESAAYWSSQQEPRP, encoded by the coding sequence GTGCACACCGTCGGGGAACTTCTGCGGGAATGGCGGCATCGCCGCCGGATCAGCCAACTCGATCTCGCGATCGCCGCCGACGTCTCGGCCCGCCACGTCAGCCTCGTCGAGACCGGCAGGTCCAACCCTAGCGCGGACATGGTCCTCCGGCTCGCGGACCACCTCGACGTGCCGTTGCGCGACCGCAACCGGCTGCTGCTCGCCGCCGGTTTCGCCCCCCGGTACACCGAACGTCCCCTCGACGGCGACGCGCTGTCGGCGGCGCGGGACGCGGTCGGCCGGGTGCTCCGCGCGCACGAACCGTACCCGGCGCTCGTCTTCGACCGCCGATGGAACATCCTCATGACCAACCGCGCCGTCGACCCGTTCTTCGCACTCGTCGACCCGGACCTGCTGCGGCCGCCGGTCAACCTGGTCCGGCTGGGGCTGGACCCGCGCGGCCTCGCCCGCCTGGTCGTCAACACGGCCGACGTCCGCGCGGTGTTCCGCTCGCGCATCGCGCGCCAGCTCGCCGCCGCCCCCGACCCCGAGCTCACCGCGCTCTACGACGAGTTCCTCGCGCCAGCCGCCGACGAGCCGAGTCCGTCGATCGAATCCGACGTCGTGATCTCGATGATCGTCTGCTTCGACGGCCGGGAACTGCGCCTGTTCTCGACCATCACCACATTCGGCACCCCGATGGACATCACCCTGGACGAGATCTCCATCGAGTCGTACTACCCCGCAGACGCCGAAAGCGCCGCCTACTGGTCGTCCCAGCAGGAGCCCCGCCCCTGA
- a CDS encoding XRE family transcriptional regulator, protein MTFGAKMCELMTSQNVSLRRLAIMINYDPGYLSKISRDLKPVPEQLAALLDQVLDARGELVALASGVTSTETGKTGELPCIPVGTLNSGPTPDEGDDSVKRRAALQLIAALGAGSAIPPGAVETVLAGVEDALGSDVLDLAEWERVVHDYDYRLRTSPAGTLIEDLTTDIIAMDGLFKRHMPPLQKAGLLRVSSALTGLLAIELGDSGNPRAARVAWGTATRAADASGDQKLRVWVRGRAAEDAVFTQRSPQVVTQLADEAIRIADGTSSPGLLRAQAARAYLAAVEGDREHSLGGLTDSQSTFDRLPGSAAHESVFGYRETQQRWGETFVYAYAGDARADASLSEARSLYPQAALAPRANLALMEAMSLIRNREIGIGLEHAVQTLQGHTRSSAGGYLLSASILSAIPAKARSLPVARELQALTPGAA, encoded by the coding sequence ATGACCTTCGGCGCGAAGATGTGTGAGCTCATGACCAGCCAGAACGTGTCGCTGCGCAGGCTCGCGATCATGATCAACTACGACCCCGGCTATCTGTCGAAGATCTCGCGGGACCTCAAGCCGGTCCCGGAGCAACTGGCCGCGCTGCTTGATCAAGTGCTGGACGCGAGAGGGGAACTCGTTGCTCTTGCCTCAGGAGTCACATCAACAGAAACGGGTAAAACCGGCGAATTGCCGTGCATTCCCGTGGGTACTTTGAACAGTGGCCCTACTCCCGACGAGGGGGACGACAGCGTGAAACGCCGTGCCGCACTTCAACTGATCGCCGCCCTGGGGGCGGGCAGCGCCATCCCGCCGGGAGCGGTCGAGACGGTCCTCGCCGGTGTCGAGGACGCGCTTGGGAGCGACGTCCTCGACCTGGCCGAGTGGGAGCGAGTGGTCCACGATTACGATTACCGGCTCCGCACTTCCCCGGCCGGCACCCTGATCGAGGACTTGACCACCGATATCATCGCGATGGACGGGTTGTTCAAGCGGCATATGCCACCGCTCCAGAAAGCGGGGCTGCTCCGGGTCAGCTCCGCGCTGACGGGCCTCCTGGCGATCGAGCTCGGTGACTCCGGCAATCCGCGTGCCGCGCGTGTCGCCTGGGGCACCGCGACACGCGCGGCCGACGCGTCCGGTGATCAGAAGCTGCGGGTTTGGGTACGTGGACGGGCGGCCGAAGACGCCGTCTTCACGCAACGGTCACCTCAGGTGGTGACCCAACTCGCCGATGAGGCCATCCGGATCGCGGACGGGACGTCGTCGCCCGGGCTCCTTCGTGCCCAAGCGGCCCGCGCCTACCTGGCTGCGGTGGAGGGTGACCGCGAGCACTCTCTCGGCGGGCTCACCGACAGCCAGAGCACTTTCGATCGACTTCCCGGCAGCGCGGCGCACGAGTCGGTCTTCGGTTATCGGGAGACTCAGCAGAGGTGGGGTGAGACATTCGTCTACGCGTACGCCGGTGACGCACGTGCTGACGCGTCTCTAAGCGAGGCCCGGTCGCTTTACCCGCAGGCCGCATTGGCACCTCGCGCGAACCTGGCGCTGATGGAAGCGATGAGTCTGATCAGAAACCGGGAAATCGGCATCGGCCTCGAACACGCTGTGCAAACCCTGCAAGGACACACCCGTAGCAGCGCGGGCGGTTACTTGCTTAGCGCGTCGATCCTTTCGGCGATCCCCGCCAAGGCGCGTTCTCTTCCGGTGGCGCGTGAGCTTCAGGCCCTCACGCCGGGCGCCGCCTGA